Proteins from a single region of Haloterrigena alkaliphila:
- the ncsA gene encoding tRNA 2-thiolation protein NcsA — MDCTRCDEEAVMHAAYSGAHLCADHFRESVEKRVRRRVRRDDLVPHDATPENPQIWVIGLSGGKDSVVLTQILHDTFAEDPRIELVGLTIHEGIEGYRDESVEACVELTDDLDVRHELVSYEEEFGVRMDDVVEDDPENMAACAYCGVFRRDLLEKYAEKLEADLLLTGHNLDDEAQTALMNFLEGDVEQIAKHFDASLGPLSERDEQDEFVPRAKPLRDVPEKEVALYAHINDLPAHITECPHASEAYRGEIQQLLYGLEENHPGTRHSILAGYEDLASIAADEFSGDDGADLRECVECGSTTTREVCRKCSLLESLA; from the coding sequence ATGGACTGTACCCGGTGTGACGAAGAGGCGGTGATGCACGCCGCTTACTCGGGAGCACACCTCTGTGCGGATCACTTTCGGGAATCGGTCGAGAAGCGGGTGCGTCGCCGCGTCCGACGGGACGACCTCGTCCCGCACGATGCGACGCCTGAGAACCCCCAGATATGGGTGATCGGGCTCTCCGGCGGGAAGGACAGCGTCGTTCTCACGCAGATCCTCCACGACACGTTCGCCGAGGACCCGCGCATCGAACTCGTCGGGCTGACGATCCACGAGGGAATCGAGGGCTACCGCGACGAGTCCGTCGAGGCCTGCGTCGAACTCACCGACGACCTCGACGTTCGCCACGAACTCGTCTCCTACGAGGAGGAGTTCGGCGTCCGGATGGACGACGTCGTCGAGGACGACCCCGAAAACATGGCCGCCTGCGCCTACTGCGGCGTCTTCCGGCGGGACCTGCTCGAGAAGTACGCCGAGAAACTCGAGGCCGACCTCCTGCTGACCGGCCACAACTTAGACGACGAGGCCCAGACAGCGCTGATGAACTTCCTCGAGGGCGACGTCGAGCAGATCGCGAAACACTTCGACGCCAGCCTCGGCCCCCTCTCCGAACGCGACGAGCAGGACGAGTTCGTCCCGCGCGCGAAGCCGCTGCGCGACGTCCCCGAGAAGGAAGTCGCCCTCTACGCGCACATCAACGACCTCCCGGCCCACATCACGGAGTGTCCCCACGCCAGCGAAGCCTACCGCGGCGAGATCCAGCAGTTGCTCTACGGACTCGAGGAGAACCATCCCGGGACCCGCCACTCGATTCTCGCGGGCTACGAGGATCTGGCCTCGATCGCCGCCGACGAGTTCAGCGGCGACGACGGCGCCGACCTCCGGGAGTGTGTCGAGTGCGGATCGACGACCACCCGCGAAGTCTGTCGGAAGTGCTCGCTGCTCGAGTCGCTAGCCTGA
- a CDS encoding double zinc ribbon domain-containing protein, with the protein MSKITFRADDDLVEQLEGLEISKSEAMREALRSYLGAAERPERGGAGGETGAIDDLIRRRVDELLADRLDELDRDGARTRRGRPEEVTVSVSLAGDTPEDRTRRETGDRETADPPADSSADRSVDRPQTPDEVSTSCGQCGEQVAGEHVYCPNCGEKASRRLFCECGDEIRSDWSFCPGCGRRTPAADVLGTESQS; encoded by the coding sequence ATGAGCAAGATCACGTTCCGCGCCGACGACGACCTCGTCGAGCAACTCGAGGGGCTCGAGATCTCCAAGAGCGAGGCGATGCGGGAGGCGCTGCGTTCGTATCTCGGGGCCGCGGAGCGGCCGGAACGTGGCGGCGCGGGCGGCGAGACGGGTGCGATCGACGACCTGATTCGCCGGCGCGTCGACGAACTGCTCGCCGACAGACTCGACGAACTGGATCGCGACGGTGCGCGCACGCGCCGTGGCCGTCCGGAGGAGGTCACCGTCTCCGTCTCGCTCGCGGGCGACACTCCCGAGGATCGGACGCGACGCGAGACGGGCGACCGGGAGACGGCCGATCCGCCGGCCGACTCGTCAGCCGATCGGTCCGTCGACCGGCCGCAAACGCCCGACGAGGTGTCGACGTCGTGTGGACAGTGTGGCGAACAGGTGGCGGGAGAGCACGTCTACTGTCCGAACTGCGGCGAAAAGGCCTCGCGACGGCTGTTCTGTGAGTGCGGTGACGAGATCCGCTCGGACTGGTCGTTCTGCCCCGGCTGCGGGCGGCGAACACCGGCAGCTGACGTCCTCGGGACGGAGAGTCAGTCGTAG
- a CDS encoding PAS domain-containing sensor histidine kinase codes for MSERVGAADVNAWEDADEQAALQQFRTLVSTVDEAVCQLDTDDRFLAVDDDLLELTGYARDDLLGEHVSLVLSASDTERLEDRLATDDRPVEPFDLELAVHTAEGDPNPCAVRVGPLTDDGELQGAIAVVQDVGERRQHRQRDRELEQYRALTEAASDVIVTIDEDSTVRTVNPAVETVFGYDPEELVGESLTTLMPDGLADGHREALTRYLESGDRTLDWDYVELPGVRADGSEIPLGVSFSEVEYGGERYFTGIVRDVTERREYERQLSTLMDNVPGMVYRCENERGWPMEFVSDACEPLTGYDADALERGDVSWGEDVMVDTDRQTLWESVQQAVDEDDTFSETYRIETADGDRRWVRDYGRSVRDDGNRTVIEGIIADVTERKERERELEQYRRIVETIGEGVYVLDGDNRFITVNEAFASMVGADRESLIGSHASAAFREDQIEKGDDLQREMLEGETDVAELEEQLVTDDGAIPVVSRLTPLEIGDDVGRVGVVRDVTERERHKRELERHTEQLEALFDVLPVGVVVAEADGEIVDANDVAHEIWGGDVFDAGSVEEYERYTVRWADSGDPVAPEEMTLARVVDGEEVTDPDVLEIEAVDGERRIVELEGMPIRDDDGAVTRGVVTMSDVTERREAQRRLAESERLHRTLAERFPNGTVGVYDHDLRYTLAAGEKVGGPAPSAEEVEGTRMPDLYPDDAVADLEPLFRAAIEDGETGTTQTTVVGRHWKVWATPLRGPDGEIYAGLSYAQDITERIERERRLEESNERLQQFAYAASHDLQEPLRMVSSYLQLLENRYGDDLDDDGKEFIEFAVDGAERMKAMIDGLLAYSRVDSRGEPLEPVELDDVLADVLADLQFTIEEHDADIAREPLPRVEGDADQLRQVFQNLLDNAIEYSGDEPPRIDVGAERRGEKWVISVADEGIGLEPEDQERIFDIFQRLHSRDEHAGTGIGLALCERIVERHDGELWVESAPGEGSTFSFTLPVADGDEREQN; via the coding sequence ATGAGCGAACGGGTGGGGGCCGCTGACGTGAACGCATGGGAGGACGCGGACGAGCAAGCGGCGCTCCAGCAATTTCGAACGCTGGTTTCCACCGTCGACGAGGCGGTCTGCCAGCTCGATACCGACGACCGATTCCTCGCAGTCGACGACGACCTCCTCGAACTGACCGGCTACGCTCGCGACGACCTCCTCGGCGAACACGTCTCGCTCGTGCTCTCCGCGTCCGATACCGAGCGACTCGAGGACCGACTCGCGACGGACGATCGACCGGTCGAGCCGTTCGACCTCGAACTGGCGGTTCACACCGCGGAGGGCGACCCGAACCCCTGTGCGGTCCGAGTCGGACCGCTGACCGACGACGGCGAACTGCAGGGAGCTATCGCCGTCGTACAGGACGTCGGCGAACGACGCCAGCATCGACAGCGCGACCGCGAACTCGAGCAGTACCGGGCCCTCACCGAGGCGGCCAGCGACGTGATCGTCACGATCGACGAGGACAGCACGGTTCGGACGGTCAACCCCGCAGTCGAGACCGTCTTCGGCTACGATCCGGAAGAGCTGGTCGGCGAGTCGCTGACGACGCTCATGCCGGACGGGCTGGCGGACGGCCACCGCGAGGCGCTGACCCGGTATCTCGAGAGCGGCGACCGGACCCTCGACTGGGACTACGTCGAACTCCCCGGAGTTCGGGCCGACGGCTCGGAGATCCCGCTGGGGGTCTCGTTCAGCGAGGTCGAGTACGGGGGCGAGCGGTACTTCACCGGTATCGTCCGGGACGTCACCGAGCGTCGCGAGTACGAGCGCCAACTCTCGACGCTGATGGACAACGTCCCCGGGATGGTCTATCGCTGCGAGAACGAACGCGGGTGGCCGATGGAGTTCGTCAGCGACGCCTGCGAGCCGCTGACCGGCTACGACGCCGACGCCCTCGAGCGCGGCGATGTCAGTTGGGGCGAGGACGTCATGGTCGATACGGACCGCCAGACGCTATGGGAGAGCGTCCAGCAGGCGGTGGACGAGGACGACACCTTCTCGGAAACGTACCGCATCGAGACCGCCGACGGCGACCGGCGATGGGTCAGGGACTACGGCCGCAGCGTCCGCGACGATGGGAACCGTACCGTCATCGAGGGGATCATCGCCGACGTCACCGAACGCAAGGAGCGCGAACGGGAACTCGAGCAGTACCGGCGGATCGTGGAAACGATCGGCGAGGGGGTCTACGTTCTCGACGGCGACAACCGGTTCATCACGGTCAACGAGGCGTTCGCGTCGATGGTCGGCGCCGATCGGGAGTCGCTGATCGGAAGCCACGCGTCGGCCGCGTTCCGCGAAGACCAGATCGAGAAGGGCGACGACCTCCAGCGAGAGATGCTCGAGGGCGAGACCGACGTCGCCGAACTGGAGGAGCAGCTGGTGACCGACGACGGGGCAATTCCAGTCGTGAGCCGGCTCACGCCGCTGGAGATCGGCGACGACGTCGGCCGCGTCGGCGTCGTCCGCGACGTCACCGAGCGGGAGCGTCACAAGCGCGAACTCGAGCGCCACACGGAGCAGCTCGAGGCCCTATTCGACGTCCTTCCGGTCGGCGTCGTCGTCGCGGAGGCCGACGGCGAGATCGTCGATGCCAACGACGTCGCCCACGAGATCTGGGGCGGTGACGTCTTCGACGCCGGCTCCGTCGAAGAGTACGAGCGGTATACGGTGCGGTGGGCCGACTCGGGCGACCCCGTGGCTCCCGAGGAGATGACGCTGGCTCGGGTCGTCGACGGCGAGGAAGTGACCGACCCCGACGTCCTCGAGATCGAGGCCGTCGACGGCGAACGTCGAATCGTCGAACTGGAGGGGATGCCCATCCGCGACGATGACGGCGCGGTGACCCGCGGGGTCGTCACCATGAGCGACGTCACCGAGCGCAGGGAGGCCCAGCGTCGGCTCGCGGAGTCCGAGCGACTCCACCGGACGCTGGCCGAACGGTTCCCCAACGGAACGGTCGGCGTCTACGACCACGACCTCCGATACACGCTGGCGGCCGGCGAGAAAGTGGGGGGTCCCGCACCGAGCGCCGAGGAAGTCGAGGGAACGCGGATGCCGGACCTCTACCCGGACGACGCCGTGGCAGACCTCGAGCCGTTGTTCCGGGCCGCTATCGAAGACGGCGAGACCGGCACCACACAAACGACGGTCGTCGGCCGCCACTGGAAAGTGTGGGCGACCCCGTTACGCGGCCCCGACGGCGAGATTTACGCGGGCCTGAGCTACGCCCAGGACATCACCGAACGGATCGAGCGCGAGCGGCGCCTCGAGGAGTCCAACGAACGCCTCCAGCAGTTCGCTTACGCCGCCTCTCACGACCTGCAAGAGCCACTCCGGATGGTCTCGAGCTACCTGCAACTGCTCGAGAACCGGTACGGGGACGACCTCGACGACGACGGTAAGGAGTTCATCGAGTTCGCCGTCGACGGCGCCGAACGCATGAAGGCGATGATCGACGGCCTGCTCGCGTACTCCCGGGTCGACTCGCGGGGCGAACCCCTCGAACCGGTGGAGCTGGACGACGTGCTCGCAGACGTGCTCGCGGATCTCCAGTTTACGATCGAGGAACACGACGCCGACATCGCGCGGGAGCCGCTACCACGCGTCGAGGGCGACGCCGACCAGTTGCGGCAGGTGTTCCAGAACCTGCTGGACAACGCCATCGAGTACAGCGGCGACGAGCCGCCGCGGATCGACGTCGGTGCCGAGCGACGGGGCGAGAAGTGGGTGATTTCGGTCGCGGACGAGGGGATCGGGCTCGAGCCCGAGGATCAGGAGCGGATCTTCGACATCTTCCAGCGCCTGCACAGCCGCGACGAGCACGCGGGAACGGGGATCGGACTGGCGCTCTGTGAGCGGATCGTGGAGCGCCACGACGGGGAGCTGTGGGTCGAATCGGCGCCCGGAGAGGGGTCGACGTTCTCGTTTACGCTGCCGGTTGCCGATGGAGACGAACGGGAGCAAAACTGA
- a CDS encoding PAS domain-containing protein → MSERADATGGGFWGDVDESAALQRYRTLVSTIDDGLYQLDAEGNFVAVNDIIVETTGFARDDLLGEHVSLVLDDDDLERIEREIREELSTDRDAAGVFEVSIETADGRRVPIELRVSPLIEDGTFRGTVGVARDVSDRKQRQARIETTRGSYETLTSVLDEADVGVFVLDESFDVAWADETAGEYFGFDRDAAIGRDKRELIEEEIRDRVADGDAFADTVLATYDDNSYDERFDCHVTPGPDREERWLEHRSRPIESGRYAGGRVELYYDVTDDHRRAEQLRRLNEAVGEWLEESSRAAVAERALDHLRDILGMTLNGIYLYDADAAALRPASWTEATERLLGDLPTFEPNEGIAWRVFESGEPAFYADVGAAPDAYDPDTPIGSEMVLPIGDHGVAFISSEKRDAFDEGDQMIARVVASSLEATFDRFRHERRLERERDLTDRILDTIPVGGLVLDADGEVTRINDRAAEIFDVDDPESFSLQDRRIYDEEGRRLAADEYPSVRALETGESVSDRVLQVERPDSNRRWLSINAVPIADERGEIDRIVTAGEDITELKERQRVLESELSEVFGRISDAFYALDEEGRFTHVNDRAADLLEVTEDELLGERLEDVFPGTAETQLTRERLDAAMERQEPINLEHYSERLGFWIEATLYPSESGVSVYFRDVTERREYRRKLEESNERLEQFAYAVSHDLQEPLRMVSSYLKLLEDRYGDELGDDGREFVEFAVDGAERMTAMIDGLLEYSRVTTRGDPLEPIDLERVVDDVLADLQFRIEDHDAEITVEDLPRVEGDADQLRQVFQNLLDNAIEYSGDEPPRIRVDAERNGDMWTVSVADEGIGIDPDDTDRIFEVFERLHTREEHEGTGIGLALCKRIVERHDGELWVESEPDEGTTFSFTLPAVDGTSDDR, encoded by the coding sequence ATGAGTGAACGAGCGGACGCCACCGGAGGTGGATTCTGGGGCGACGTCGACGAGAGCGCGGCGCTCCAGCGCTACCGGACGCTCGTGAGCACGATCGACGACGGCCTCTATCAGCTCGACGCCGAGGGTAACTTCGTCGCGGTCAACGACATCATCGTCGAGACGACGGGGTTTGCACGCGACGATCTGCTCGGCGAACACGTCTCGCTGGTTCTCGACGACGACGACCTCGAGCGCATCGAACGCGAGATCCGTGAAGAGCTATCGACCGATCGGGACGCCGCCGGCGTCTTCGAGGTCTCGATCGAGACGGCCGACGGGCGCCGAGTGCCGATCGAACTGCGGGTCAGCCCCTTGATCGAGGACGGCACGTTCCGGGGAACGGTCGGCGTGGCCCGCGACGTCTCGGATCGGAAACAGCGCCAGGCACGGATCGAGACGACGCGTGGCTCCTACGAGACGCTCACCAGCGTTCTCGACGAGGCCGACGTGGGCGTCTTCGTGCTCGACGAGTCGTTCGACGTCGCCTGGGCCGACGAGACCGCGGGCGAGTACTTCGGGTTCGACCGGGACGCCGCGATCGGTCGCGACAAACGCGAACTGATCGAGGAGGAGATCCGCGACCGCGTCGCCGACGGCGACGCCTTCGCCGATACCGTTCTGGCCACCTACGACGACAACAGCTACGACGAACGGTTCGACTGTCACGTCACGCCCGGCCCCGACCGCGAGGAACGGTGGCTCGAGCACCGGAGCCGGCCGATCGAATCGGGGCGATACGCCGGCGGCCGGGTCGAACTCTACTACGACGTCACCGACGATCACCGCCGGGCCGAACAGTTGCGACGGCTGAACGAAGCCGTCGGCGAGTGGCTCGAGGAGTCCTCGCGCGCGGCGGTCGCCGAACGGGCCCTGGACCACCTCCGCGACATCCTCGGGATGACGCTCAACGGGATCTACCTCTACGACGCCGACGCGGCGGCGCTTCGGCCCGCGAGCTGGACCGAGGCGACCGAGCGCCTGCTCGGCGACCTGCCGACGTTCGAGCCGAACGAGGGGATCGCCTGGCGCGTCTTCGAGTCGGGCGAACCGGCGTTCTACGCCGACGTGGGCGCCGCTCCGGACGCGTACGATCCCGACACGCCGATCGGTAGCGAGATGGTCCTGCCGATCGGGGACCACGGCGTCGCCTTCATCAGCTCCGAGAAGCGCGACGCCTTCGACGAGGGCGATCAGATGATCGCGCGAGTCGTCGCTTCGAGCCTCGAGGCGACGTTCGACAGGTTCCGCCACGAGCGACGCCTCGAGCGCGAGCGCGACCTGACCGACCGGATCCTCGACACCATTCCCGTCGGCGGGCTCGTGCTCGACGCCGACGGGGAAGTCACGCGGATCAACGACCGCGCCGCGGAGATTTTCGACGTCGACGATCCGGAATCGTTCTCCCTACAGGACAGGCGGATCTACGACGAGGAGGGCCGACGACTGGCGGCCGACGAGTATCCGTCCGTGCGGGCGCTCGAGACGGGCGAGTCGGTGTCCGATCGCGTATTACAGGTCGAACGCCCGGACAGCAACCGACGCTGGCTGTCGATCAACGCCGTCCCGATCGCCGACGAGCGCGGCGAGATCGATCGAATCGTCACCGCGGGGGAGGACATCACCGAGCTGAAGGAACGCCAGCGGGTACTCGAGAGCGAACTGAGCGAGGTGTTCGGCCGGATCTCCGACGCGTTTTACGCGCTCGACGAGGAGGGGCGGTTCACCCACGTCAACGACCGAGCGGCGGACCTCCTCGAGGTCACCGAAGACGAACTCCTCGGAGAACGCCTCGAGGACGTGTTCCCGGGGACGGCGGAGACCCAACTGACGCGAGAGCGCCTGGACGCGGCGATGGAGCGTCAGGAACCGATCAATCTGGAACACTACTCGGAACGGCTCGGGTTCTGGATCGAAGCGACCCTGTACCCATCCGAGAGCGGCGTGTCGGTCTACTTCCGCGACGTCACCGAGCGGCGGGAGTACCGGCGGAAACTCGAGGAATCCAACGAGCGCCTCGAGCAGTTCGCCTACGCCGTCTCTCACGACCTGCAGGAGCCGCTGCGGATGGTCTCGAGCTACCTCAAGCTGCTCGAGGACCGGTACGGGGACGAACTCGGCGACGACGGCCGCGAGTTCGTCGAGTTCGCCGTCGACGGCGCCGAGCGGATGACGGCGATGATCGACGGCCTCCTCGAGTACTCTCGAGTCACGACGCGCGGCGATCCGCTCGAACCGATCGACCTCGAGCGGGTCGTCGACGACGTCCTCGCGGACCTGCAGTTCCGGATCGAGGACCACGACGCCGAGATCACGGTCGAGGACCTCCCCCGCGTCGAGGGCGACGCCGACCAGTTGCGGCAGGTGTTCCAGAACCTGCTGGACAACGCCATCGAGTACAGCGGCGACGAGCCGCCACGAATCCGCGTCGACGCGGAACGAAACGGCGATATGTGGACGGTTTCGGTCGCAGACGAGGGCATCGGGATCGATCCCGACGATACCGACCGCATCTTCGAGGTGTTCGAACGGTTGCACACCCGCGAGGAACACGAGGGGACGGGCATCGGTCTCGCGCTCTGTAAACGCATCGTCGAACGGCACGACGGAGAGCTGTGGGTCGAGAGCGAACCGGACGAGGGGACGACGTTCTCGTTCACGCTGCCGGCCGTCGACGGGACCAGCGACGACCGGTGA
- a CDS encoding ribbon-helix-helix domain-containing protein — translation MERVTLRIPKQQIEEVEQLVDSGEFPNRSEAIRSAVREMINEQQDGPSEQSGKRTWAKV, via the coding sequence ATGGAGCGTGTGACACTGCGAATCCCGAAACAGCAGATCGAGGAGGTAGAGCAACTGGTCGACTCGGGCGAGTTCCCGAACCGGAGCGAAGCGATCCGGTCGGCGGTCCGAGAGATGATCAACGAACAACAGGACGGGCCGAGCGAGCAGTCCGGTAAACGAACCTGGGCCAAGGTGTAA
- the ilvD gene encoding dihydroxy-acid dehydratase, which produces MTERDPFPQKDERLPSSQITTGAGRAPQRAMFRAMGYDDEDLAAPLVGIANPAAEMTPCNVHLDDLAAGASDRLDEGGMPVEFGTVTISDAISVGTEGMKTSLISRELIADSVELAAIGERMDGLVTIGGCDKNLPGMLIAMVRTDLPSVFVYGGTILPGAFRGEDVTIQDVGEAVGSHFAGEITDEELLELERTACPGAGSCAGMYTANTMAALSEALGLSPLGSASAPAESDERLAVAGRAGEIALECVERDRRPSDVLSRASFENAIALQTALGGSTNGVLHLLAIAREAGIDLELEDFDRISREVPHLCDFRPGGTHVMADLHENGGVPVVLRRLLEADLIDGDATTVTGRTIAAELEALDLPAADAVDESVVRPLSNPVHDVGAIAVLSGNVAPDGAVLKLTGNDADAYSHTGPARVFESEEAAARFVLSGDLESGDVIVIRNEGPRGGPGMREMVGITAAIVGQGHEDDVAMLTDARFSGATRGPMIGHVAPEAAVGGPIAALEDGDEITIDVPERTVAVDLDDGQLAARLEDQSSHDSPEIGGVLARYGGDFGSAAAGAVTNPAFRDE; this is translated from the coding sequence ATGACCGAACGGGATCCGTTTCCCCAGAAGGACGAGCGCTTACCGAGCAGCCAGATAACGACCGGTGCCGGCCGCGCGCCCCAGCGAGCGATGTTCCGGGCGATGGGGTACGACGACGAGGACCTCGCCGCCCCGCTGGTCGGAATCGCCAATCCGGCCGCCGAAATGACGCCGTGTAACGTCCACCTCGACGACCTCGCTGCCGGCGCGAGCGACCGCCTCGACGAGGGCGGGATGCCCGTCGAGTTCGGGACCGTCACGATCTCCGACGCTATTTCGGTCGGTACCGAAGGGATGAAGACCTCGCTGATCTCCAGGGAACTGATCGCTGACAGCGTCGAATTGGCGGCAATCGGCGAGCGGATGGACGGGCTGGTGACGATCGGCGGCTGCGACAAGAATCTGCCGGGGATGCTGATCGCGATGGTCAGGACCGACCTCCCCTCGGTCTTCGTCTACGGCGGGACGATCCTCCCGGGCGCGTTCCGCGGCGAGGACGTCACGATCCAGGACGTCGGCGAGGCCGTCGGCTCGCACTTCGCCGGCGAGATAACCGACGAGGAACTACTGGAACTCGAGCGCACGGCCTGTCCGGGTGCCGGCTCGTGTGCCGGAATGTACACCGCGAACACGATGGCGGCACTGAGCGAGGCGCTCGGACTGTCACCGCTCGGCTCCGCGTCGGCCCCGGCCGAAAGCGACGAGCGGCTGGCGGTCGCCGGACGCGCCGGCGAGATCGCCCTCGAGTGCGTCGAGCGGGATCGTCGGCCGAGCGACGTCCTCTCGCGGGCGTCCTTCGAGAACGCCATCGCGCTCCAGACCGCGCTGGGCGGGTCGACCAACGGCGTCCTCCACCTGCTGGCGATCGCCCGCGAAGCGGGGATCGACCTCGAACTCGAGGACTTCGATCGTATCTCCCGCGAAGTCCCCCACCTCTGTGACTTCCGACCGGGCGGCACCCACGTGATGGCCGACCTGCACGAGAACGGCGGCGTCCCCGTCGTCCTCCGGCGACTCCTCGAGGCGGACCTGATCGACGGCGACGCGACGACCGTCACCGGCCGGACGATCGCCGCGGAACTCGAGGCGCTGGATCTGCCCGCCGCCGACGCCGTCGACGAATCGGTCGTCCGCCCGCTGTCGAATCCGGTCCACGACGTCGGGGCCATCGCCGTCCTCTCGGGGAACGTCGCGCCCGATGGCGCGGTGTTGAAACTGACGGGCAACGACGCCGACGCCTACAGCCACACCGGCCCCGCTCGCGTCTTCGAGAGCGAGGAGGCGGCCGCCCGGTTCGTCCTCTCGGGCGACCTCGAGAGCGGCGACGTCATCGTCATCAGAAACGAGGGACCTCGCGGCGGTCCCGGGATGCGCGAGATGGTCGGAATCACCGCCGCCATCGTGGGACAGGGCCACGAGGACGACGTCGCGATGCTGACCGACGCGCGGTTCTCCGGGGCGACTCGCGGCCCGATGATCGGCCACGTCGCCCCCGAGGCGGCCGTCGGCGGGCCGATCGCGGCCCTCGAGGACGGCGACGAGATCACGATCGACGTCCCCGAACGGACCGTCGCGGTCGACCTCGACGACGGGCAACTGGCGGCGAGACTCGAGGATCAGTCATCGCACGACTCTCCCGAAATCGGCGGCGTGTTGGCCCGCTACGGCGGTGACTTCGGTTCGGCCGCCGCCGGTGCAGTCACGAACCCGGCGTTCCGCGACGAGTAG
- the ftsZ gene encoding cell division protein FtsZ, whose amino-acid sequence MQDIVQDALENAEEEAREMDADMDDDEFGDPRIVIVGAGGAGNNTINRLYNIGVDGADTVAINTDKQHLKMIEADTKILVGKSLTNGLGAGGDPSMGERATEMAQSTIKEVLGDADLVFVTAGMGGGTGTGAAPVVSKIAKEQGAIVVGMVSTPFNVERARTVKAEEGLEKLREQADSIIVLDNNRLLDYVPNLPIGKAFSVMDQIIAETVKGISETITQPSLINLDYADMSTIMNQGGVAVMLVGETQDKNKSDEVVKDAMNHPLLDVDYRGASGGLVHITGGPDLTLKEAEGIADNITERLEASANVIWGARIQENYKGKVRVMAIMTGVQSAQVLGPTTQKQADKSRASIEGVNDADFDASNNLEETNFNAHSDGGREEVEKQHGVDVIR is encoded by the coding sequence ATGCAGGATATCGTACAAGACGCCCTCGAGAACGCGGAGGAAGAGGCCCGCGAGATGGACGCCGACATGGACGACGACGAGTTCGGCGATCCGCGAATCGTCATCGTCGGCGCTGGCGGTGCGGGTAACAACACGATCAACCGGCTGTACAACATCGGCGTCGACGGCGCCGACACCGTGGCGATCAACACGGACAAGCAGCACCTCAAGATGATCGAGGCCGACACGAAGATCCTGGTCGGCAAGTCGCTCACCAACGGGCTCGGCGCCGGCGGCGACCCGTCGATGGGCGAGCGCGCGACAGAGATGGCCCAGAGCACGATCAAAGAGGTGCTCGGCGACGCGGACCTCGTGTTCGTGACCGCCGGGATGGGCGGTGGGACCGGCACGGGTGCCGCCCCCGTCGTCTCCAAGATCGCCAAGGAGCAGGGTGCGATCGTCGTCGGCATGGTCTCGACGCCGTTCAACGTCGAGCGCGCGCGCACCGTCAAGGCCGAGGAAGGCCTCGAGAAACTGCGCGAGCAGGCCGACTCGATCATCGTGCTCGACAACAACCGGCTGCTCGACTACGTCCCGAACCTCCCGATCGGCAAGGCGTTCTCGGTGATGGACCAGATCATCGCCGAGACCGTCAAGGGCATTTCTGAGACGATCACCCAGCCCTCGCTGATCAACCTGGACTACGCCGACATGTCGACGATCATGAACCAGGGCGGCGTCGCCGTCATGCTGGTCGGCGAGACCCAGGACAAGAACAAATCCGACGAGGTCGTCAAGGACGCGATGAACCACCCGCTGCTGGACGTCGACTACCGCGGTGCGAGCGGCGGACTGGTCCACATCACCGGCGGTCCCGACCTCACGCTGAAAGAGGCCGAGGGCATCGCGGACAACATCACCGAGCGCCTCGAGGCCTCGGCGAACGTGATCTGGGGCGCCCGGATCCAGGAGAACTACAAGGGCAAGGTGCGGGTCATGGCGATCATGACCGGCGTCCAGAGCGCACAGGTGCTCGGGCCGACGACCCAGAAGCAGGCCGACAAGTCCCGCGCGAGCATCGAAGGCGTCAACGACGCCGACTTCGACGCGAGCAACAACCTCGAGGAGACAAACTTCAACGCCCACAGCGACGGCGGGCGCGAGGAAGTCGAAAAGCAACACGGCGTCGACGTCATCCGGTAA